The proteins below come from a single Benincasa hispida cultivar B227 chromosome 4, ASM972705v1, whole genome shotgun sequence genomic window:
- the LOC120076201 gene encoding uncharacterized protein LOC120076201: MACVTSPNFSVMINGSLEGFFQGRKELRQGDLLSPFLFVLMMEVLSRLLNKPPKSFRFHDWCEHVGLTHLAFIDDLMIFCAVERVSLEFVKQVLVEFAELSRLVTNVRKSFMFVAGVDSSVAMHLTAFMGFSLGSLPIRYLGLSLLAVLLACVTHEVERLLRSYLWKGSVGSWGGAQVAWDEVCLQKGEGELGVTDVALWNQAAIMKLLWLLLVKLGSLWVAWMEAYILRGRSLWAIRCKVGKSWCLRAILLCRNRFKHLVCLMVGDGRSCFVWWDPWLPEGAILDKYGASVVGDANSSLDVRLSEFMDGEGGWRWPIVSWELLEIWGLIQAVGPRVRGEDYWV, encoded by the exons ATGGCTTGTGTTACTTCGCCAAATTTCTCTGTGATGATTAATGGGTCTCTAGAGGGGTTTTTCCAGGGGAGGAAGGAGTTGAGGCAGGGGGATCTGTTATCTCCCTTTTTGTTTGTGTTGATGATGGAAGTGTTATCTCGGTTGTTAAATAAGCCTCCTAAGTCGTTTAGGTTCCATGATTGGTGTGAGCATGTGGGCTTGACGCATCTggcctttattgatgatttgatgattttctgtgcAGTAGAGAGAGTGTCTCTGGAGTTTGTGAAGCAGGTTCTGGTGGAGTTTGCAGAGTTGTCTAGGTTAGTTACGAATGTGAGGAAGAGTTTCATGTTTGTAGCGGGAGTGGATTCTAGTGTTGCTATGCATCTTACCGCATTTATGGGGTTCAGCCTTGGTTCACTGCCTATTAGGTATCTTGGGTTATCCTTATTGGCAG TGTTACTTGCGTGTGTAACTCATGAAGTTGAGCGTTTATTGCGGAGCTATTTATGGAAGGGTAGTGTGGGGAGTTGGGGCGGTGCACAGGTGGCTTGGGATGAGGTGTGCTTGCAGAAAGGTGAGGGAGAGTTGGGTGTAACAGATGTGGCTTTATGGAACCAAGCTGCTATTATGAAGTTGCTTTGGCTTCTTTTAGTTAAGTTGGGCTCATTATGGGTGGCGTGGATGGAGGCGTATATTTTGCGTGGGCGGTCTTTGTGGGCGATTCGGTGTAAGGTTGGGAAATCTtggtgcttgagggctatcttgTTGTGTAGAAatagattcaagcatctggTCTGTTTGATGGTGGGCGATGGGAGGTCATGCTTTGTATGGTGGGACCCTTGGTTGCCGGAGGGTGCAATTTTGGATAAATATGGGGCTAGTGTGGTTGGAGATGCAAATAGTAGTTTGGACGTGCGGTTATCGGAGTTTATGGATGGCgagggaggttggaggtggcctaTAGTGTCATGGGAGTTGCTCGAGATCTGGGGTCTTATACAGGCAGTGGGGCCTAGGGTGAGGGGGGAGGATTATTGGGTATGA